A part of Actinobaculum sp. 313 genomic DNA contains:
- a CDS encoding aldo/keto reductase, producing the protein MAPNMRMQMAPDLSFSRVAHGYWRWDEWGISVDDLAQLLPQILDLGITTFDHADGYALGAAETAFGEAFAKTGISRESIEIITKCTLVYPDEHVKVKYYDTSREHIIARVNRSLQKLQTDYIDLLLLHRPDPLMDPESTAAAFDELYESGKVRHFGVSNYKPIDFDMLQSFSNQKLITNQIEVSVLQHENFDDRTVQHAVMKRIHPIVWSPLAGGRIFTGQGEEEVRVREALEAIRAEIGAPAIDDVALAWIFTHPVGFVPITGAAELELIRRPIEALDYTLTKEQYFTIWSAKTGRRVP; encoded by the coding sequence ATGGCACCGAATATGAGAATGCAGATGGCGCCCGACCTTTCGTTCTCCCGTGTAGCCCATGGCTACTGGAGGTGGGACGAGTGGGGAATCAGCGTGGACGACCTGGCACAGTTGCTCCCGCAAATCCTTGACCTCGGCATTACCACCTTCGATCACGCCGATGGGTATGCGCTGGGAGCAGCTGAGACCGCCTTTGGCGAGGCCTTTGCAAAGACGGGAATATCCCGTGAAAGCATCGAAATCATCACCAAATGCACACTGGTGTACCCAGACGAGCATGTGAAGGTGAAGTACTACGACACCTCGCGTGAACACATCATCGCGCGGGTGAACCGTTCGTTGCAGAAGTTGCAGACCGACTATATCGATCTGTTGCTACTACATCGCCCAGATCCGCTAATGGATCCGGAGAGCACGGCTGCCGCGTTCGATGAGTTATACGAATCGGGGAAGGTCCGCCATTTCGGCGTGTCAAACTACAAGCCAATCGATTTCGACATGTTGCAGTCGTTTTCGAACCAGAAGCTGATCACCAACCAAATTGAAGTGTCCGTACTTCAGCATGAGAACTTTGATGATCGTACGGTTCAACACGCGGTGATGAAGCGCATCCATCCAATTGTGTGGTCGCCGTTGGCTGGTGGGCGGATCTTCACGGGACAGGGCGAAGAGGAGGTCCGGGTGCGGGAGGCACTGGAAGCAATCCGTGCTGAAATCGGCGCTCCGGCGATCGACGACGTCGCCCTGGCGTGGATCTTCACCCACCCGGTTGGATTTGTTCCCATTACGGGCGCCGCGGAACTTGAGCTGATTCGCAGGCCGATTGAGGCACTCGACTACACGTTGACCAAGGAGCAGTACTTCACGATCTGGTCGGCAAAGACCGGACGCCGGGTTCCGTAG
- a CDS encoding glutamate-1-semialdehyde 2,1-aminomutase, with amino-acid sequence MAELTGNAAGADHGTPTDNSAQEGSEWQVGAAGETGTYESTDIRKPVEVADLSVQAVSQNERLMERAQQSIPGGVNSPVRAYASVGGTPRFIREAAGCRVTDADGRSYVDLVGSWGPALLGHAHPAVVDVVREAAGRGLSFGAPTAAEVELAERIRKRVPAAEHVRLVSTGTEATMTAVRIARGATGRDKMVKFAGCYHGHSDALLAAAGSGVATQGLPGSAGVTAAAARDTIVLPYNDGAALQEVFEREGARIAAVITEAAAANMGVIAPVAGFNALIRSLTAEHGALMILDEVLTGFRVGPGGWWGLEAGGGLAVDGVLDVDDGLEAGDVVGKDAAGAAPWTPDLFTFGKVVGGGMPLAAVAGRADVMDLLAPLGPVYQAGTLSGNPLATAAGIATLDLATPQVYATVNRRSVQLQELVHEALTGAGVPHVVQSAGNLFSVFFREDPVLNYDDAQAQDTAAYGRFFHAMLDNGVALPPSAFEAWFLSAAHDDAAMETIEHALQAGAQAAASG; translated from the coding sequence ATGGCTGAACTAACGGGAAATGCGGCGGGGGCCGATCACGGCACGCCGACTGATAACAGTGCACAGGAAGGCTCTGAGTGGCAGGTGGGTGCCGCCGGGGAAACCGGTACGTATGAGTCGACCGACATCCGTAAACCGGTCGAGGTCGCCGACCTGAGTGTGCAGGCAGTGAGTCAGAACGAACGATTAATGGAGCGGGCACAACAATCGATCCCGGGCGGGGTTAACTCACCGGTGCGTGCCTATGCGTCGGTAGGTGGAACACCGCGCTTTATCCGGGAGGCGGCAGGGTGCCGGGTGACGGATGCCGATGGGCGCAGCTATGTGGACCTTGTCGGTTCGTGGGGACCCGCTCTGCTGGGGCATGCCCATCCGGCCGTGGTCGACGTGGTGCGCGAAGCGGCGGGCCGAGGTTTGAGTTTTGGAGCTCCCACTGCAGCGGAAGTTGAGCTGGCTGAACGGATCCGAAAGCGAGTACCGGCGGCCGAACACGTGCGCCTCGTATCCACGGGCACCGAGGCGACGATGACGGCGGTACGCATCGCGCGCGGTGCAACCGGGCGCGACAAAATGGTGAAATTTGCTGGGTGCTACCACGGGCATTCGGATGCACTACTCGCCGCAGCCGGTTCCGGTGTTGCCACCCAGGGTTTGCCCGGCAGTGCCGGGGTGACGGCAGCAGCGGCCCGCGACACGATAGTGCTCCCCTACAATGACGGCGCCGCGTTGCAGGAAGTGTTCGAGCGTGAGGGTGCTCGGATCGCGGCTGTAATCACGGAGGCCGCCGCTGCCAATATGGGTGTCATTGCACCCGTGGCGGGGTTTAACGCTTTGATCAGGAGTTTGACGGCTGAGCATGGCGCCCTGATGATCCTGGATGAAGTGCTGACCGGTTTCCGTGTGGGACCGGGCGGATGGTGGGGCCTGGAGGCGGGCGGTGGTCTAGCCGTGGACGGTGTCCTGGACGTGGATGACGGCCTGGAGGCGGGAGACGTCGTCGGCAAAGACGCAGCGGGGGCAGCACCGTGGACCCCCGATCTGTTTACCTTCGGGAAGGTGGTGGGCGGTGGTATGCCGCTGGCGGCCGTGGCGGGACGGGCAGATGTGATGGACCTGCTGGCACCGCTCGGTCCGGTTTACCAAGCGGGCACGCTCTCCGGTAACCCGCTCGCCACTGCGGCGGGTATAGCGACACTCGATCTTGCCACACCACAGGTGTATGCCACGGTGAACCGACGTTCGGTGCAGTTGCAAGAGCTTGTGCACGAGGCATTGACCGGGGCGGGCGTGCCGCATGTGGTGCAGTCGGCAGGTAATCTGTTCTCGGTGTTTTTCCGCGAGGATCCGGTTCTCAATTACGACGACGCCCAGGCACAGGACACCGCCGCATACGGCCGTTTCTTCCATGCGATGCTCGATAACGGGGTGGCGTTACCGCCGTCGGCTTTTGAAGCGTGGTTCCTCTCTGCCGCGCACGACGACGCCGCCATGGAGACGATTGAGCACGCCTTGCAGGCAGGCGCCCAGGCGGCGGCCAGCGGATGA
- a CDS encoding restriction endonuclease, producing the protein MTPTLRVLSDGVTRHGREIRPLVAAQAKLTRRQKNIMLPSGQQLMYENRIGWALSFLAIVGALERPKRGNYRITDAGRQVLKQFPSGFSQQDLKALGEDPTSPIRVYQSGSRTRPEERTADAQAASMTPLEQVQSGIERIHRDVEAELLIRLQGQDPGFFEHAVVELLLAMGYGGTNGAGSVTPISNDNGIDGVIDQDILGLNRVYIQAKRYGDEHPVGRPEVQAFVGALSGKADSGVFITTSRFSDGARNYADAIPARIILVDGKRLVKLMVRYGVGVQVRDTYHVVEIDEDFFE; encoded by the coding sequence ATGACCCCTACGCTCCGGGTCCTCAGCGATGGAGTGACGCGACATGGTCGCGAAATTCGGCCTCTCGTTGCTGCGCAAGCAAAGTTGACTCGCCGACAAAAGAACATAATGCTGCCTTCTGGTCAGCAGCTGATGTATGAGAATCGTATTGGCTGGGCCCTCTCATTCCTCGCCATTGTCGGTGCACTGGAACGGCCGAAGCGAGGGAACTACCGCATCACGGACGCTGGCAGACAGGTGTTGAAGCAATTCCCGAGCGGATTTAGCCAACAGGATCTTAAGGCTCTCGGCGAGGATCCGACGTCTCCGATCCGTGTCTATCAATCTGGGTCGCGCACTCGGCCAGAGGAGAGAACCGCTGATGCACAAGCTGCCTCGATGACGCCTCTTGAGCAAGTGCAAAGCGGTATCGAACGCATTCATAGAGATGTGGAGGCTGAGCTCCTTATACGTCTACAGGGCCAAGACCCGGGCTTCTTTGAGCACGCCGTCGTCGAACTTCTACTCGCCATGGGTTATGGCGGTACTAACGGTGCAGGCAGCGTTACCCCGATCAGCAACGACAACGGGATTGACGGTGTCATTGATCAGGACATTCTTGGCCTCAACCGGGTGTATATCCAAGCAAAGCGGTATGGCGATGAGCATCCCGTTGGTCGGCCGGAAGTGCAGGCATTTGTGGGTGCCCTCAGCGGCAAGGCAGACAGCGGTGTCTTCATTACAACGAGTCGATTCTCGGACGGTGCACGGAACTATGCGGATGCCATTCCCGCGCGGATTATTCTTGTGGATGGCAAACGCTTGGTGAAACTGATGGTCCGCTATGGGGTTGGTGTTCAGGTACGCGATACGTACCACGTGGTCGAGATCGACGAGGATTTCTTCGAATGA
- a CDS encoding M50 family metallopeptidase, producing the protein MDQIWYDIAGRLQDSVHAGAAPSLIAAGIGVGVALTAVVVPQIWKVFRVVVTLVHELGHAAVGVITGRKFAGFTVEPDMSGATATRGPSRGPGLVLTTLAGYPMPALIGALLFWLASTGRARPTLLGIALVIALVLFRARSVYTLAILLFVLATDIALWWWGEPEAAGGVVLGLGLFLLVGAWRQFCNVLFHGDNSQDPGALAARTRVPAFVWNLIIGLLLVLATDWAVHSFLWAYT; encoded by the coding sequence ATGGACCAGATCTGGTATGACATCGCGGGCAGACTGCAGGACAGCGTGCATGCGGGCGCGGCACCTTCGCTTATCGCCGCAGGCATCGGCGTCGGCGTGGCGTTGACAGCCGTCGTCGTCCCGCAGATCTGGAAGGTGTTCCGCGTCGTTGTCACCCTTGTGCACGAGCTCGGACACGCCGCAGTCGGCGTGATAACTGGACGCAAGTTCGCCGGATTCACGGTGGAGCCAGATATGTCTGGCGCGACCGCCACCAGGGGTCCGAGCCGGGGTCCGGGACTGGTGCTCACCACACTGGCGGGGTATCCGATGCCGGCACTAATCGGCGCGCTGCTGTTCTGGCTGGCTTCAACGGGACGTGCTCGCCCTACTCTGTTGGGAATTGCCCTCGTTATCGCACTGGTGCTATTTCGTGCTCGCTCGGTATATACTCTCGCGATCCTATTGTTTGTACTTGCCACCGATATAGCGCTGTGGTGGTGGGGAGAACCGGAGGCTGCCGGAGGGGTGGTACTTGGCCTTGGCCTCTTCCTTCTGGTTGGGGCGTGGCGGCAGTTCTGCAACGTACTTTTCCACGGAGATAACTCACAAGATCCGGGTGCACTGGCCGCGCGCACGCGCGTTCCCGCCTTCGTTTGGAATCTCATCATCGGGCTGTTGCTCGTCCTCGCCACGGACTGGGCCGTTCACAGTTTCTTGTGGGCGTATACGTGA
- the deoC gene encoding deoxyribose-phosphate aldolase, with the protein MQLTREEFLQRNDHSLLKPTLTYADLRAGLEFAAETGCGAVCISPHRLALASEVLKGTDVRIATVVGFPTGTHATRAKVDEAKQVIDDGAVALDMVMDIGAMLSGDETRVRDDVAAVVEAAAGTEVKVILEVDYLSDEQIVRAAQLCAEAGANYVKTSTGFVAGGANAHNIGLMRGAVPDSVKIKASGGLSSLADVQAVFDAGADRWGISRTKQILAEF; encoded by the coding sequence ATGCAATTGACAAGAGAAGAGTTTTTGCAGCGGAACGATCATTCCCTGCTCAAGCCGACTTTGACGTACGCCGACCTGCGCGCCGGTCTCGAATTCGCCGCCGAAACAGGGTGCGGCGCGGTATGTATTTCTCCGCATCGCCTGGCCCTGGCCAGTGAAGTCCTCAAAGGCACCGATGTGCGCATTGCTACCGTCGTTGGCTTCCCAACCGGAACGCATGCCACCCGGGCGAAGGTCGATGAGGCCAAACAGGTGATCGACGACGGTGCCGTCGCCCTTGACATGGTGATGGACATTGGCGCCATGCTCTCCGGTGATGAGACGAGGGTGCGCGATGACGTCGCCGCCGTCGTCGAAGCTGCTGCCGGAACTGAAGTGAAGGTCATCCTTGAGGTGGACTATCTCAGTGACGAGCAGATTGTCCGTGCGGCGCAGCTTTGCGCCGAGGCAGGGGCGAATTACGTAAAGACGTCCACCGGCTTTGTTGCGGGCGGTGCCAACGCGCACAATATCGGACTAATGCGCGGGGCCGTGCCGGATTCCGTCAAGATTAAGGCTTCCGGTGGTCTGTCATCCCTAGCGGATGTGCAGGCTGTTTTCGATGCCGGCGCAGATCGGTGGGGGATCTCGCGCACCAAGCAGATCCTCGCTGAGTTCTGA
- a CDS encoding potassium channel family protein, giving the protein MNEYPQSRLARWEHITEWPLAIVSLIFLGAYAWEIIADLQGSARTAAEATMNVIWVVFVIDYVIRLALAPQRGHWFVHHLFDLAIVVLPFFRPLRLLRVLTLIGTLQRTAGAALRGRISIYATGGVVLITLVGSLAALNAERDAPDATITTFPRAVWWALVTITTVGYGDVSPVTPSGQLVAVLLMTGGIALIGVISATLASWIISSVSEESEEEEETTRQLIAELQQQIAELNGKLDAVVDSQRAGPVN; this is encoded by the coding sequence GTGAATGAGTACCCACAGTCGCGGCTCGCACGCTGGGAACATATAACCGAGTGGCCCCTGGCTATCGTCTCTCTCATTTTCCTCGGCGCATACGCGTGGGAGATCATAGCCGACCTGCAGGGTTCTGCTCGCACCGCCGCCGAAGCCACCATGAACGTCATCTGGGTGGTGTTCGTTATCGACTATGTCATACGTTTGGCCCTTGCGCCGCAGCGTGGTCATTGGTTTGTCCACCACCTATTCGACCTAGCGATCGTCGTCCTCCCCTTCTTCCGTCCTCTGCGACTCCTGCGAGTCCTCACCCTCATCGGAACGCTGCAACGCACCGCTGGCGCCGCACTTCGTGGGCGGATCAGCATATATGCCACCGGGGGCGTCGTGCTTATCACGCTCGTCGGTTCCCTCGCGGCCCTTAATGCGGAACGTGACGCTCCCGACGCGACCATCACCACCTTCCCGCGCGCAGTATGGTGGGCGCTGGTTACCATTACGACGGTCGGTTACGGGGACGTGTCACCGGTTACGCCATCCGGGCAACTCGTCGCCGTGCTGCTTATGACCGGCGGGATCGCGCTTATTGGCGTTATTTCGGCAACGTTGGCATCGTGGATCATCAGCTCGGTTTCCGAGGAGTCCGAGGAGGAAGAAGAGACTACACGCCAGTTGATCGCTGAGCTACAGCAGCAGATCGCGGAGTTGAATGGCAAGCTCGACGCCGTCGTCGACTCGCAGCGCGCAGGACCAGTGAATTAG
- a CDS encoding DNA cytosine methyltransferase: MDFTSVELCAGAGGQALGLEQAGFEHVALVEYDAWASSTLRLNRPQWNVVEDDLNEWDGARYKGVDLVAGGVPCPPFSVAGKQLGASDERDLFPAALRLVEQIQPKAVMFENVRGLMTPKFDDYRQRINDRLSSLGYTPRWRLLNACHYGVSQLRPRAVMVALDSEFATNFEWPEPHQSPPRHVGDLLVDLMSSNGWEHADQWAKRANRIAPTLVGGSKKHGGPDLGPSRARKAWAELGVDGRLIGNNPPHPGFQGMPHLTTRMAARIQGFPDDWEFAGAKTNAYRQIGNAFPPPVARAVGRQIARALSRSSVDV, from the coding sequence ATGGATTTCACAAGTGTTGAACTCTGTGCCGGCGCAGGCGGCCAGGCATTAGGGTTGGAACAAGCGGGCTTTGAACACGTTGCGCTAGTTGAGTATGACGCGTGGGCGTCATCAACGTTACGGCTGAATCGCCCTCAGTGGAACGTCGTAGAAGATGACTTGAACGAGTGGGACGGAGCACGTTATAAGGGCGTGGACTTAGTTGCCGGAGGTGTTCCCTGCCCGCCGTTTTCCGTCGCCGGAAAGCAACTCGGTGCCAGCGACGAGCGTGACCTCTTCCCGGCAGCCTTGCGACTCGTTGAGCAGATCCAACCAAAAGCAGTAATGTTCGAGAATGTTCGCGGACTCATGACACCCAAGTTCGACGACTACCGACAGAGAATTAATGATCGTCTGAGCAGCCTTGGGTACACCCCACGTTGGAGACTATTGAACGCTTGCCATTATGGAGTCTCACAACTTCGCCCGCGTGCTGTTATGGTGGCCTTGGACAGCGAGTTCGCCACAAATTTTGAGTGGCCAGAGCCTCATCAGTCACCCCCTAGGCACGTCGGAGATCTTCTTGTAGATCTTATGTCTTCCAATGGCTGGGAGCATGCCGATCAATGGGCAAAGCGTGCCAATCGGATAGCCCCGACCCTTGTTGGCGGGTCAAAGAAACACGGCGGACCAGACTTGGGACCAAGCCGCGCGCGAAAGGCCTGGGCAGAACTGGGGGTCGATGGGCGGCTGATTGGGAACAATCCCCCTCACCCGGGATTCCAGGGCATGCCCCACCTCACCACCAGAATGGCGGCTCGAATTCAAGGTTTCCCTGATGATTGGGAGTTCGCGGGAGCGAAAACCAACGCTTATCGGCAGATTGGCAACGCATTTCCACCACCGGTTGCTCGCGCGGTAGGGAGGCAAATCGCCCGTGCACTAAGTAGGAGTTCTGTAGATGTCTAG
- a CDS encoding DNA cytosine methyltransferase gives MVIDFRRPLAVDLFAGAGGLSLGLEQAGYEIAAAVEYDPIHAAIHDFNFPYGKTFCADVSKISGDQIRGESLIGNREIHLVAGVRPARASR, from the coding sequence GTGGTGATCGATTTTCGCCGCCCGTTGGCGGTAGACCTCTTCGCTGGGGCTGGCGGCTTGTCCCTCGGTCTCGAGCAGGCCGGCTACGAAATCGCCGCCGCCGTGGAGTACGACCCCATTCACGCGGCGATCCACGACTTTAACTTCCCCTATGGCAAAACCTTCTGTGCCGACGTATCTAAGATCTCGGGCGACCAGATACGCGGGGAGTCTTTAATCGGCAACCGTGAGATCCACCTCGTCGCCGGGGTCCGCCCTGCCAGGGCATCTCGATGA
- a CDS encoding endonuclease: protein MDETAMNLGAVGSKDTSKANRYQQLIEWVFQRHYVAGDTAVYWERPELVEGARELGIALPRNLGDVVYAIRYRIPLPQSVVETAPAGTEWIIRGNGRAKYVFNLIPAQVRIRPDMALTVIKIPNSTPEIIAATALGDEQALLALLRYNRLVDIFLGVTAYSLQNHLRTTTRKIGQVEIDEVYVAVDQHGRQFVVPVQAKGGNDEIGITQTEQDLAVCADKWPDMICRPVSAQFVADGRIALFELALQDEQIRVRRQAHYKLVPAAEVTKRDLDLYALASDEGTVNAVGVESPPSED from the coding sequence ATGGATGAGACGGCGATGAACCTGGGTGCAGTCGGCAGCAAGGACACATCCAAGGCCAATCGGTACCAGCAGCTGATCGAGTGGGTCTTCCAGCGCCACTACGTGGCTGGGGACACTGCAGTCTACTGGGAGCGCCCCGAGCTAGTCGAGGGCGCGAGAGAACTCGGCATCGCCTTGCCCCGAAACCTCGGAGACGTGGTATACGCCATACGTTACCGCATACCGCTGCCCCAAAGTGTAGTCGAGACGGCCCCTGCGGGCACCGAGTGGATCATCCGCGGCAACGGGCGAGCAAAGTACGTATTCAACCTCATTCCTGCCCAGGTCCGCATCCGCCCTGACATGGCGCTGACAGTGATCAAGATCCCCAACAGTACGCCCGAGATCATCGCTGCGACCGCCCTGGGCGACGAGCAGGCTCTGCTAGCGCTATTGCGCTACAACCGACTTGTCGACATTTTCCTGGGGGTCACGGCCTACTCGCTCCAGAACCACCTGCGCACCACCACGCGCAAGATTGGCCAGGTCGAGATCGACGAGGTCTACGTGGCCGTCGACCAACACGGCCGCCAGTTTGTAGTCCCGGTCCAGGCCAAGGGTGGCAACGACGAGATCGGCATCACGCAGACGGAACAGGACCTCGCCGTCTGCGCTGATAAGTGGCCCGACATGATCTGTCGGCCGGTGTCTGCGCAGTTCGTTGCTGACGGGCGCATCGCGCTGTTCGAGCTCGCGCTTCAAGATGAGCAGATTCGTGTACGGCGTCAGGCGCACTACAAGCTCGTGCCTGCGGCCGAAGTCACGAAGAGGGACCTCGACCTGTACGCCTTGGCGAGCGACGAGGGTACCGTGAACGCGGTGGGCGTTGAGTCCCCACCATCGGAGGACTAG
- a CDS encoding DNA cytosine methyltransferase, whose product MIGRRALDDPRNALLKEYVRVTLELDPRYFIMENVSGLMVGKHRQLLDEVIEMVNASGRYRVVEPVRVLQAADYGAPQSRRRMILMGARSDVALPEYPKAMFTPRTIKGAIPTKFTLPLGPSVFDALGDLPDADDYPKLLSDDSVRPVTYGPPSAYAAKLRGFMPDVRDFSRPRPTDPDSLTSSTRTVHTDVSISRFDATPPGTTEPVSRFLRLHPDGLCNTLRAGTNSDRGAFTAARPIHPTLPRVITVREAARLQGFPDWFRFHATKWNGFREIGNSVPPALGRAVGAAVLSADGVKPRRGRPTPLGILRCSR is encoded by the coding sequence ATGATAGGACGCCGCGCACTCGACGACCCCCGAAACGCCCTGTTGAAGGAATACGTTAGGGTCACTCTGGAGCTCGATCCGCGGTACTTCATCATGGAGAACGTCTCCGGTCTCATGGTGGGCAAACATCGGCAGCTTCTCGACGAGGTCATCGAGATGGTCAACGCAAGCGGTCGCTACCGCGTCGTGGAGCCGGTTCGCGTCCTCCAGGCGGCGGACTACGGCGCACCGCAGTCCCGTCGGCGCATGATCCTCATGGGTGCCCGAAGTGACGTGGCCTTGCCGGAGTACCCCAAAGCCATGTTTACGCCACGCACGATCAAGGGCGCGATCCCGACCAAGTTCACGCTCCCGCTCGGACCGAGTGTATTCGATGCGCTTGGGGATCTTCCGGACGCCGACGACTACCCCAAGCTCCTGAGCGACGACTCAGTGAGACCTGTGACCTATGGCCCTCCGAGCGCTTACGCGGCCAAGCTCCGCGGATTTATGCCTGACGTCCGCGATTTCTCCCGTCCTCGGCCAACGGACCCCGATTCCCTCACATCCTCTACTCGTACCGTCCATACGGACGTATCGATCAGCCGCTTTGACGCCACTCCGCCCGGGACGACAGAGCCCGTGAGCCGCTTCCTGCGGCTACACCCCGACGGTCTCTGTAACACCCTGCGCGCTGGGACGAACTCCGACCGTGGTGCCTTCACGGCTGCGCGGCCCATCCACCCGACTCTCCCTCGCGTCATCACCGTGCGCGAGGCGGCCCGCCTTCAAGGCTTCCCGGACTGGTTCCGCTTCCACGCGACAAAGTGGAACGGCTTCCGTGAGATTGGCAACTCGGTTCCTCCCGCTCTCGGCCGGGCTGTCGGAGCAGCCGTCCTCAGTGCTGATGGCGTCAAACCACGACGGGGGCGTCCGACGCCCTTGGGGATCCTGCGGTGCTCAAGATGA
- a CDS encoding LysR substrate-binding domain-containing protein — protein sequence MTLRTLPLTPAERTRQVEEAKIDAALLRGHVRAHAVETTHIWYGELVAAMPLTHLLANRNAVSLQELAQSPVSLADRRMNPAQHDLIEGALASRGLAVNAGIPFTTVEATFAQLATHPMAMRTPVFSGHEAEHSYAGIRTVGIDPPLTLSAFSSPRKHWHSVIVTASLRPAGSLAANDASAEYATPVK from the coding sequence GTGACCCTGCGAACGCTTCCCCTAACACCGGCCGAACGCACACGCCAAGTTGAAGAGGCAAAGATCGATGCTGCCCTGCTGCGGGGACACGTTCGCGCGCACGCCGTCGAAACAACACACATCTGGTATGGAGAACTCGTAGCCGCCATGCCCCTCACACATCTGCTGGCAAACCGGAATGCAGTGAGCCTTCAAGAGCTCGCACAATCACCCGTGTCACTGGCTGACAGGAGAATGAACCCAGCTCAGCACGACCTTATCGAGGGAGCACTTGCCTCAAGAGGTCTGGCCGTAAACGCAGGCATACCGTTCACAACGGTCGAGGCAACGTTCGCGCAACTCGCCACGCATCCGATGGCTATGCGGACGCCCGTTTTCAGCGGGCACGAAGCCGAGCATTCCTATGCGGGAATCCGGACCGTGGGCATTGACCCGCCGCTCACCCTGTCCGCTTTCTCATCACCGCGAAAACACTGGCACAGCGTGATCGTAACCGCCTCGTTGAGGCCTGCCGGAAGTCTGGCAGCCAATGATGCTTCGGCCGAGTACGCAACGCCGGTGAAGTGA
- a CDS encoding NgoMIV family type II restriction endonuclease, with protein sequence MSSILTQARTLFHQTLVDSGTLIIDNNGIASNADRSQETSRKIALSIARKLRAREVARRLNGQTTGGNFENAVSEFLRSSFPRFAPLRPGAWRIENVGARRGEYHLARFEPYTHLDDLANAIEKDNTLRAVLGNSYAISPDVLVIRDPEPDDHINIGEHLVDEDSGLHAPIRAMNNTHGILHAVVSCKWTLRSDRAQNARSEALSLIRNRKGRTPHIAVVTAEPTPSRLASLALGTGDVDCVYHFALPELIAAVEQSGNDEAQSMLNSLLDGKRLRDISDLVLDLTV encoded by the coding sequence ATGTCTAGCATTCTTACTCAGGCTCGAACACTGTTTCACCAGACCTTGGTGGACAGTGGCACTCTGATCATTGACAACAACGGCATTGCCTCGAATGCCGATCGCTCGCAAGAGACCTCGCGAAAGATTGCTCTATCAATCGCTCGGAAACTCCGGGCGCGCGAGGTGGCACGCAGGTTAAACGGACAGACGACCGGTGGAAACTTTGAGAATGCCGTATCGGAGTTTTTGCGTTCGTCCTTCCCGCGTTTCGCTCCATTACGTCCGGGAGCTTGGCGCATCGAGAATGTCGGCGCTCGTCGCGGCGAATACCATCTGGCACGATTTGAACCCTACACCCACCTTGATGACCTAGCTAACGCTATCGAAAAGGACAACACCTTACGCGCGGTTCTCGGAAACTCCTATGCCATTAGTCCAGATGTCCTCGTTATACGCGATCCAGAACCTGACGACCACATCAACATAGGCGAACACCTCGTCGACGAAGACAGCGGGCTCCACGCCCCTATTCGCGCAATGAACAACACGCACGGTATTCTGCACGCCGTTGTAAGTTGCAAGTGGACGCTACGTTCTGATCGAGCGCAGAACGCCCGTTCAGAGGCTCTAAGTCTCATCAGAAATCGTAAGGGAAGAACGCCTCACATTGCTGTTGTGACCGCTGAGCCTACTCCCTCCCGACTCGCATCACTGGCATTAGGAACCGGTGATGTTGACTGTGTCTACCACTTCGCTCTTCCTGAATTGATCGCCGCAGTTGAACAGAGCGGAAATGACGAAGCGCAGTCAATGCTTAATTCACTGCTAGACGGCAAGCGCCTACGGGACATCTCAGATCTGGTTTTAGACCTGACTGTCTAA